The proteins below are encoded in one region of Pelagibacterium flavum:
- a CDS encoding efflux RND transporter permease subunit encodes MSIGFGLERLGLLTLRFPRIVAVAVLAFTVLCTFQLTKFNIDGDLLRLYRGSGIEYDRYIALTENFGTFENDVYLLVRSDKLTDPEVLEELRFLGFELELNEFAAGTMSPFSLRRPAEGGTSVPAVPEGMETSEQVAEALTDLRTNDPLMSNLILADNTGMVMIMFPAPQTMAELGEDTMLASLRELMTAYESEDIHIELTGPAIWKEEVLNASRFDQLLFMVAGVALGFLTALFSFRTFWGALIATLTPVVTAFWVTGMTILAFGSFTFLTNIISALVLVIAFAESMYFCLYWMRTGNTGVDQRAALVETVRKVSPACALTAITTIIACTSLALAPGQGLREFAISGALGMALAFLALVTFLPLSLLFAMRLGFRMRKTPSVALTAPIPLVRRIAHVAPRGAALAAILVAGLLLIPHFLLEPHFKFQDFLPRGSDAIATSDQIDAGVGGVAPVYIRIPLEGGLTEMTDGDFATVERVHQIAENNFGAGKVISAASFRHYSELGFSRERIFEAVGPFLRQRFVTDDGMQALITAFSPTSENAQQTVALVESMRAELASAGIEGAEISGFRVLTAYASLDMIGTLQISLMLAIALSVVLIGIAFRSWKLALVSVIPNSLPILLTELFLYSSGIQLQLTTVISLTIAFGIAVDDTIHFLAHYARARERGETIAQAVDTTLDRVGPALIATTLILIAGCAVVTVSVLPQVALFGFLTVITLLAALIGDLIVLPALLIGGGMVFARWSERKNEIPA; translated from the coding sequence GTGTCGATCGGATTTGGCCTTGAGCGACTGGGCTTGCTGACCCTGCGTTTCCCCCGCATCGTGGCCGTCGCGGTCCTGGCTTTTACGGTGCTTTGCACCTTTCAACTCACCAAATTCAATATCGATGGCGACCTGCTGCGCCTCTATCGTGGCTCCGGCATCGAATACGACCGCTACATCGCGCTGACCGAAAATTTCGGCACGTTCGAGAACGACGTCTATCTTCTGGTGCGGTCGGACAAGCTGACCGACCCGGAAGTCCTAGAGGAACTGCGCTTTTTGGGCTTCGAGCTCGAGCTCAACGAATTTGCCGCCGGCACAATGTCGCCCTTCTCCCTGCGGCGCCCCGCCGAAGGTGGCACGTCGGTCCCCGCCGTTCCCGAGGGCATGGAAACCAGCGAGCAGGTCGCCGAGGCACTGACCGATCTGCGTACCAACGATCCGCTGATGAGCAATCTCATTCTCGCCGATAACACGGGAATGGTGATGATCATGTTCCCCGCCCCCCAGACGATGGCGGAGCTTGGCGAAGACACAATGCTCGCCTCCCTGCGCGAATTGATGACAGCCTATGAAAGCGAGGACATCCATATCGAATTGACTGGCCCGGCGATCTGGAAGGAGGAAGTGCTCAATGCCTCGCGCTTCGATCAGCTCCTGTTCATGGTCGCAGGGGTTGCGCTGGGATTTCTCACCGCCCTTTTTAGCTTCCGCACTTTTTGGGGCGCGCTGATCGCCACGCTTACCCCGGTCGTGACTGCCTTCTGGGTCACCGGGATGACCATTCTGGCGTTTGGCAGTTTCACCTTTCTCACCAATATCATTTCAGCTCTGGTGCTGGTCATCGCGTTCGCCGAAAGCATGTATTTCTGCCTCTACTGGATGCGCACCGGTAACACCGGCGTCGATCAGCGCGCAGCGCTCGTCGAAACGGTCCGAAAGGTCAGCCCTGCCTGCGCCTTGACCGCCATCACCACGATTATCGCCTGCACCAGCCTTGCCCTGGCGCCCGGCCAGGGGCTGCGCGAATTTGCTATTTCGGGCGCGCTGGGCATGGCCCTGGCCTTCTTGGCCCTTGTCACCTTCCTGCCTCTGTCGTTGCTGTTCGCCATGCGGCTCGGTTTCCGCATGCGTAAAACGCCATCCGTCGCCCTGACGGCCCCTATACCGCTGGTTCGCCGCATCGCCCACGTCGCACCGCGCGGCGCGGCGCTCGCCGCCATTTTGGTCGCCGGCCTGCTGCTCATCCCGCATTTCCTGCTCGAGCCGCACTTCAAGTTTCAGGATTTCCTGCCCCGCGGCAGCGATGCCATCGCCACCAGCGATCAGATCGATGCGGGCGTCGGCGGCGTTGCCCCGGTCTATATCCGCATCCCACTTGAAGGCGGTTTGACCGAAATGACCGACGGCGATTTCGCCACCGTTGAACGCGTCCACCAGATCGCGGAAAACAATTTCGGCGCCGGCAAGGTCATCTCTGCCGCCAGCTTCCGGCACTATTCCGAATTGGGGTTCTCGCGCGAACGCATCTTCGAGGCCGTCGGCCCCTTCCTGCGCCAGCGCTTCGTTACCGATGATGGCATGCAGGCGCTCATAACCGCCTTCTCCCCCACATCGGAAAATGCCCAGCAGACGGTGGCCCTCGTTGAATCGATGCGCGCCGAACTGGCATCCGCCGGAATCGAGGGCGCCGAAATCTCGGGCTTTCGCGTGCTCACCGCCTATGCAAGCCTGGATATGATCGGCACCCTCCAGATCAGTCTGATGCTCGCTATAGCGCTATCGGTCGTCCTGATCGGCATCGCCTTCCGCTCATGGAAACTCGCGCTGGTATCGGTGATACCCAACAGCCTTCCGATTCTTCTGACCGAGCTGTTCCTTTATTCATCGGGCATTCAGTTGCAGTTGACGACTGTCATTTCCCTTACGATTGCCTTTGGAATTGCCGTCGATGACACGATCCATTTTCTGGCCCATTATGCACGGGCTCGCGAACGGGGAGAAACCATCGCCCAGGCCGTGGATACGACCCTCGACAGAGTGGGCCCGGCCCTTATCGCGACCACGCTCATTCTGATTGCCGGATGTGCGGTGGTTACAGTTTCGGTGCTGCCCCAGGTCGCCCTGTTCGGCTTTTTGACCGTCATCACGCTGCTTGCAGCGTTGATCGGCGATCTGATCGTCTTGCCCGCTTTGCTGATCGGTGGCGGAATGGTGTTTGCCAGATGGAGTGAAAGAAAAAATGAGATCCCTGCCTAA
- a CDS encoding type 1 glutamine amidotransferase domain-containing protein, protein MQNLQGKSIAILATNGFEQSELEVPRDKLREAGATVHVVSLESGQIKGWDKDDWGRAVDVDKTLDSVSADDYDAIVLPGGQINPDLLRVEQKAIDFITKFWTDKKVVAAICHAPWLLVETGIAKGRKMTSYPSVKTDVINAGAQWEDSPVATDQGLVTSRNPGDLDAFCEKIAEEINEGRHERRAA, encoded by the coding sequence ATGCAAAACCTGCAAGGCAAATCCATCGCAATTCTTGCCACCAACGGCTTCGAACAATCCGAACTCGAAGTCCCACGCGACAAGCTTCGCGAGGCCGGCGCAACCGTTCACGTGGTCTCGCTCGAATCCGGTCAGATCAAGGGCTGGGACAAGGACGACTGGGGCCGCGCCGTCGACGTCGACAAAACGCTCGACAGCGTCTCCGCCGACGATTACGACGCCATCGTCCTCCCCGGCGGCCAGATCAACCCCGACCTGCTGCGGGTTGAACAAAAGGCCATCGATTTCATCACCAAATTCTGGACCGACAAGAAGGTCGTCGCCGCTATCTGCCACGCCCCCTGGCTGCTTGTCGAAACCGGCATCGCAAAGGGCCGCAAGATGACGTCCTACCCTTCGGTCAAGACCGACGTCATCAACGCCGGCGCGCAATGGGAAGACAGCCCCGTCGCCACCGATCAGGGCCTCGTCACCAGCCGCAATCCCGGCGACCTCGACGCCTTCTGCGAAAAGATCGCCGAGGAGATCAATGAGGGCCGGCACGAGCGCCGCGCCGCCTGA
- the trmFO gene encoding methylenetetrahydrofolate--tRNA-(uracil(54)-C(5))-methyltransferase (FADH(2)-oxidizing) TrmFO has product MAKIHVIGGGLAGSEAAWQAAQAGVDVVLHEMRPVKPTDAHHTDGFAELVCSNSFRSDDHEHNAVGLLHEEMRRAGSLIMSCADKCALPAGGALAVDRDGFSQQVTEALEAHPHITIAREEVAGLPPAEWDNVIVATGPLTSPALAAAIQELTGEDSLAFFDAIAPIIHYDSIDLDIVWAQSRYDKPGPAGTGADYLNCPMTEEQYNAFIDALLAAPLHEFKDWEIVPYFDGCLPIEVMAERGRETLRFGPMKPVGLTNPRDPETKPYAVIQLRQDNALGTLWNMVGFQTKMRYGVQTEIFRMIPGLENAQFARLGGLHRNTFLNSPKVLRPDLKLKADPRLRFAGQVTGVEGYVESAAMGLICGRLSAAEAKGETPALPPVTTAFGALIGHITGGHLEAESYSGARSFQPMNVNFGLFPPVEIKKPEGLKGRWRGPDKAKAKKKAFTTRALEDLAGWL; this is encoded by the coding sequence ATGGCGAAAATTCATGTGATCGGCGGCGGCCTGGCCGGGTCGGAAGCAGCTTGGCAGGCGGCCCAAGCCGGTGTCGACGTGGTGCTGCACGAAATGCGCCCGGTCAAACCCACCGACGCGCACCACACAGATGGCTTTGCCGAACTGGTGTGCTCGAACAGTTTCCGCTCCGACGATCACGAACACAACGCTGTTGGCCTGCTGCATGAGGAAATGCGCCGAGCCGGCTCGCTCATCATGTCCTGCGCCGACAAATGCGCCCTGCCCGCCGGCGGCGCATTGGCGGTCGATCGCGATGGCTTCTCCCAGCAAGTTACCGAGGCGCTCGAAGCCCATCCCCACATCACCATCGCCCGCGAGGAGGTTGCCGGCCTGCCGCCCGCCGAATGGGACAATGTCATCGTGGCCACCGGCCCGCTGACCTCGCCTGCCCTCGCCGCTGCCATCCAGGAGTTGACTGGTGAGGATTCGCTGGCCTTTTTCGACGCTATCGCCCCCATCATCCACTATGACAGCATCGACCTCGATATCGTCTGGGCCCAATCGCGCTATGACAAGCCGGGCCCGGCCGGCACCGGCGCCGACTATCTCAACTGCCCGATGACCGAGGAGCAGTACAATGCCTTCATCGACGCGCTGCTCGCCGCCCCCCTGCACGAGTTCAAGGATTGGGAGATCGTCCCCTATTTCGATGGCTGCCTGCCTATCGAGGTGATGGCCGAGCGCGGCCGCGAAACCCTGCGCTTTGGCCCTATGAAACCGGTCGGGCTCACCAATCCGCGCGATCCGGAAACCAAGCCCTATGCAGTGATCCAGCTTCGCCAGGACAACGCGCTGGGCACGCTCTGGAATATGGTCGGCTTCCAGACCAAGATGCGCTACGGCGTGCAAACCGAAATCTTCCGTATGATCCCTGGGCTCGAAAACGCCCAATTCGCACGGCTCGGCGGGCTGCACCGCAACACGTTCCTCAATTCGCCAAAGGTCCTGCGGCCGGACCTCAAGCTCAAGGCAGACCCGCGCCTGCGGTTCGCCGGTCAGGTGACGGGCGTCGAAGGCTATGTGGAAAGCGCCGCCATGGGGCTCATCTGCGGCCGCCTCTCGGCCGCCGAGGCCAAGGGCGAAACACCTGCTCTGCCGCCCGTCACCACGGCTTTCGGCGCGCTGATCGGCCACATCACTGGCGGCCATCTCGAAGCCGAATCCTACTCCGGCGCCCGCAGCTTCCAGCCCATGAACGTCAATTTCGGCCTGTTCCCGCCCGTGGAGATCAAAAAGCCCGAGGGCCTGAAAGGCCGCTGGCGCGGTCCTGACAAGGCAAAAGCCAAGAAAAAGGCCTTCACCACCCGCGCGCTCGAGGATCTGGCTGGCTGGCTCTAA
- a CDS encoding Lrp/AsnC family transcriptional regulator gives MPSTDQLDRKILALLRDDARLPIASLATTLGVSRTTVRTRMERMEANGTISGYGVRLGEPDDAERVRAIAMIEVEGRGTEKVARALSGLPQVRALYSTNGRWDLVAEIESASLPDFDSVLGAIRLIEGISLTETNILLAARFKR, from the coding sequence ATGCCAAGTACCGACCAATTGGACCGCAAAATTCTGGCATTACTGCGCGACGATGCCCGCCTGCCCATCGCCAGCCTTGCCACAACCCTTGGCGTTTCCCGCACCACAGTCCGGACCCGTATGGAACGCATGGAAGCCAACGGCACCATCTCGGGCTATGGCGTTCGCCTCGGCGAACCCGACGACGCCGAGCGCGTCCGCGCCATAGCCATGATCGAGGTTGAGGGCAGAGGAACCGAAAAGGTCGCCCGCGCCCTCTCGGGACTGCCCCAGGTGCGGGCACTCTACAGCACCAACGGGCGCTGGGACCTCGTCGCCGAAATCGAAAGCGCTTCGCTGCCCGATTTCGATTCCGTCCTCGGCGCCATCAGGCTGATCGAAGGCATCAGCCTCACCGAAACCAATATCCTGCTCGCAGCCCGCTTTAAGCGGTAG
- a CDS encoding phytoene/squalene synthase family protein, with product MSDSFALAADQLRELDRDRYAASLVIPAAHRSAVQSIFAFSAEIAAVRERVSEPVPGEIRLQWWVDAIEGEGHGAIASNPVADALFRTLERYELPSGPLLRLLAARRFDLYHDPMPDIGQFEGYAGETVSVLFQYAAMILAGGPVDQAADAAGHLGVAQALVGHVRAFGYNASRGQLFLPLALFTAHGVREADIYAGKDSEGLRAALAQAGELAQTHAEKAALAIAGLDAGIRPAFASLALVKADIRGLGRQIDQPLTALPPPSAFSRLAATIWWALRNAR from the coding sequence TTTGCGCTTGCGGCGGACCAGTTGCGCGAGCTCGACCGGGATCGCTACGCTGCGAGCCTCGTCATCCCCGCCGCACACCGCTCGGCGGTGCAGTCGATCTTTGCCTTTTCCGCTGAGATTGCCGCTGTTCGCGAGCGGGTTTCAGAGCCGGTGCCGGGAGAAATCCGGCTGCAGTGGTGGGTCGATGCCATTGAGGGCGAAGGACACGGGGCCATCGCCAGCAATCCGGTGGCGGATGCGCTTTTCAGGACACTCGAGCGGTATGAACTGCCCAGCGGGCCGCTGCTGCGGCTGCTGGCGGCGCGACGGTTCGACCTCTATCACGATCCCATGCCTGACATCGGCCAGTTCGAAGGCTATGCGGGCGAGACGGTTTCCGTGTTGTTCCAATACGCGGCGATGATTCTTGCGGGTGGACCGGTGGACCAGGCTGCTGACGCTGCCGGGCATCTGGGCGTTGCGCAGGCGTTGGTGGGCCACGTTCGGGCCTTTGGCTACAATGCGTCGCGCGGCCAGCTTTTTCTGCCGCTGGCGCTGTTTACAGCGCACGGGGTGCGCGAGGCCGATATTTACGCCGGAAAGGACAGCGAGGGGTTGCGTGCGGCGTTGGCACAGGCGGGCGAACTGGCGCAGACGCATGCCGAAAAGGCGGCACTCGCGATAGCGGGACTGGATGCGGGCATCAGACCGGCTTTTGCGAGTCTGGCGTTGGTCAAGGCGGACATCCGCGGTCTGGGCCGGCAGATCGACCAGCCCTTAACAGCACTCCCGCCGCCATCGGCTTTTAGTCGACTGGCCGCGACAATCTGGTGGGCGTTGCGGAACGCTCGCTGA
- the uvrA gene encoding excinuclease ABC subunit UvrA: protein MNDISNPNRDIVIRGAKEHNLKNIDVRLPRDKLIVMTGLSGSGKSSLAFDTIYAEGQRRYVESLSAYARQFLEMMQKPDVESIEGLSPAISIEQKTTSRNPRSTVGTVTEIYDYLRLLFARVGIPYSPATGLPIESQTVSQMVDKVMALEEGTRLYLLAPIVRGRKGEYRKELAELMKKGFQRVKIDGAFYEIEEAPALDKKLKHDIEVVVDRVVVNADIAGRLAESFETALRLADGIALTEYADQTEEDGSPKRLTFSEKFACPVSGFTIAEIEPRLFSFNNPFGACPVCSGLGTEAKIDPDLVIPDASLSLRDGAVQPWSKTSSPYYLQTLQAVTRHFKASTGTAWQDLPFEVQHAILFGTDKTKIEFVYDDGLRKYSTQKPFEGVIGNLERRYRETESSAAREDIERYMSAAPCPACNGYRLKPEALAVKIHGCHIGQVSELSIKGAAEWFSDLPAHLNATQSAIGERILKEIRDRLAFLNDVGLQYLTLSRNSGSLSGGESQRIRLASQIGSGLTGVLYVLDEPSIGLHQRDNARLLDTLRRLRDLGNTVIVVEHDEDAILTADHVLDIGPGAGVHGGQIIAQGTPEDILSHPDSLTGQYLSGRMGIPVPAERRKAKKGRQLSLKGATGNNLKNVSVDIPLGMFVAITGVSGGGKSTLTVDTLYQAIARRLNGARVHPAPHESLTGLELLDKVIDIDQSPIGRTPRSNPATYTGAFTHIREWFANMPESKARGYGPGRFSFNVKGGRCEACQGDGVIKIEMHFLPDVYVTCDVCKGHRYNRETLEVQFKGKSISDVLDMTVDEGAEFFSAVPVIRDKLVTLQRVGLGYVKIGQQATTLSGGEAQRVKLAKELSKRATGRTLYVLDEPTTGLHFHDVAKLLDVLQQLVDTGNTVIVIEHNLEVIKTADWIIDLGPEGGDGGGEIVAVGTPEQVAESPRSHTGHFLKEIMERRPLRMTAAQ, encoded by the coding sequence ATGAATGACATTTCCAATCCCAATCGCGACATCGTCATCCGGGGTGCCAAGGAGCACAACCTAAAAAATATCGACGTTCGCCTGCCCCGCGACAAGCTGATCGTGATGACAGGGCTTTCGGGCTCGGGCAAATCTTCGCTTGCCTTCGATACCATCTATGCCGAAGGCCAGCGCCGCTACGTCGAAAGCCTTTCGGCCTATGCGCGCCAGTTTCTCGAAATGATGCAAAAGCCCGATGTGGAAAGCATCGAAGGGCTTTCTCCGGCCATTTCCATCGAGCAGAAAACCACATCGCGCAATCCGCGCTCGACCGTCGGCACGGTTACTGAAATCTACGATTATCTCCGCTTGCTGTTCGCTCGCGTTGGCATTCCCTATTCTCCGGCCACCGGGCTTCCCATTGAGAGCCAGACCGTCTCCCAGATGGTCGACAAGGTCATGGCGCTCGAGGAAGGCACCCGCCTCTATTTGCTGGCCCCCATCGTGCGCGGTCGCAAGGGCGAGTACCGCAAGGAACTCGCCGAGCTGATGAAAAAGGGCTTCCAGCGCGTCAAGATCGACGGCGCGTTTTACGAAATCGAGGAAGCCCCCGCACTCGACAAGAAGCTCAAGCACGACATCGAAGTCGTCGTCGATCGCGTCGTCGTCAATGCCGATATCGCCGGCCGCCTTGCGGAAAGTTTCGAGACCGCGCTGCGTCTGGCCGACGGCATTGCGCTGACCGAATATGCCGACCAGACCGAGGAAGACGGCAGCCCCAAACGCCTGACATTCTCGGAAAAATTCGCCTGCCCGGTGTCTGGCTTTACCATTGCGGAAATCGAGCCGCGCCTGTTCTCGTTCAACAACCCCTTCGGCGCCTGCCCGGTCTGTTCCGGCCTTGGCACAGAGGCCAAGATAGATCCTGATCTCGTGATCCCTGACGCCTCGCTGTCGTTGCGCGACGGCGCCGTCCAGCCGTGGTCGAAAACCTCTTCGCCCTATTATCTGCAAACCCTTCAGGCCGTCACGCGGCACTTCAAGGCATCGACAGGCACCGCTTGGCAGGATCTGCCCTTCGAGGTCCAGCACGCCATCCTGTTTGGCACCGACAAGACCAAGATCGAATTCGTCTATGACGACGGCCTGCGCAAATATTCGACCCAGAAGCCATTCGAAGGTGTCATCGGCAACCTCGAGCGCCGCTATCGGGAAACCGAATCCTCGGCGGCTCGGGAGGATATCGAGCGCTACATGTCAGCAGCCCCCTGCCCGGCCTGCAATGGCTATCGCCTGAAGCCCGAGGCTCTGGCGGTCAAGATCCATGGCTGCCACATCGGTCAGGTCTCGGAATTGTCCATCAAGGGCGCAGCCGAGTGGTTTTCTGATCTACCCGCCCATCTCAACGCGACCCAGTCGGCAATCGGCGAACGTATTCTCAAGGAAATCCGCGACCGGCTGGCCTTCCTTAACGACGTCGGGCTGCAATATCTGACGCTCTCGCGCAATTCCGGCTCGCTTTCGGGCGGTGAAAGCCAACGTATCCGCCTTGCCAGCCAGATCGGCTCGGGGCTCACCGGCGTGCTTTACGTGCTCGATGAGCCTTCTATCGGCCTGCACCAGCGCGACAATGCGCGCCTGCTCGATACGCTGCGCCGCCTGCGCGACTTGGGCAACACCGTCATCGTGGTCGAGCATGACGAAGACGCCATCCTCACCGCCGATCATGTCCTCGATATCGGGCCGGGCGCCGGTGTGCATGGTGGCCAGATCATCGCTCAGGGCACCCCCGAAGATATTCTCTCGCACCCCGACAGCCTGACCGGACAATATCTGTCGGGCCGCATGGGCATCCCCGTTCCCGCCGAGCGCCGCAAGGCCAAGAAGGGCCGCCAGCTCTCGCTCAAGGGCGCAACCGGCAATAATTTGAAAAATGTCTCGGTCGATATCCCGCTCGGCATGTTCGTGGCCATAACCGGCGTCTCGGGCGGCGGGAAGTCCACTCTGACCGTCGATACGCTCTATCAGGCCATCGCCCGCCGCCTCAACGGCGCGCGGGTGCACCCAGCGCCCCACGAGAGCCTCACAGGCCTCGAACTGCTCGACAAGGTCATCGACATCGACCAGAGCCCAATCGGGCGCACCCCGCGCTCCAACCCGGCCACCTACACCGGTGCCTTCACCCACATCCGCGAGTGGTTCGCCAACATGCCCGAATCCAAGGCGCGCGGTTACGGCCCGGGGCGTTTCTCGTTCAACGTCAAGGGCGGCCGCTGCGAGGCGTGCCAGGGCGATGGCGTGATCAAGATCGAAATGCACTTCCTGCCCGACGTTTACGTGACCTGCGATGTCTGCAAGGGCCATCGCTACAATCGCGAAACCCTCGAAGTCCAGTTCAAGGGCAAGTCGATTTCCGACGTTCTCGACATGACGGTCGATGAAGGGGCCGAGTTCTTCTCCGCAGTGCCTGTCATCCGCGACAAGCTCGTCACGCTCCAGCGCGTCGGGCTAGGCTATGTCAAGATCGGCCAGCAGGCGACAACCCTTTCGGGTGGCGAGGCGCAGCGCGTCAAGCTGGCAAAGGAATTGTCCAAGCGCGCCACCGGCCGCACGCTTTACGTGCTCGACGAGCCCACGACCGGCCTGCACTTCCATGACGTCGCCAAGCTGCTCGACGTGCTCCAGCAGCTTGTCGATACGGGAAACACGGTCATCGTCATCGAACACAATCTTGAAGTGATCAAGACGGCCGACTGGATCATCGACCTTGGGCCCGAAGGCGGCGATGGCGGCGGCGAAATCGTCGCGGTCGGCACCCCCGAGCAGGTCGCCGAAAGTCCCCGTTCACACACCGGCCACTTCCTCAAGGAAATCATGGAGCGTCGTCCCCTGCGCATGACTGCGGCCCAATAG
- a CDS encoding DUF1127 domain-containing protein has product MDIRKTFKRWSAYQQTVRELNALGNRELSDLGIARSDIQRIARDHASAL; this is encoded by the coding sequence ATGGACATTCGCAAGACTTTCAAGCGTTGGTCGGCCTACCAGCAGACGGTTCGTGAACTCAATGCCCTCGGCAACCGCGAACTGAGCGATCTCGGCATCGCCCGCTCGGACATCCAGCGCATTGCTCGCGACCATGCCAGCGCGTTGTAA
- a CDS encoding glutathione S-transferase family protein, with the protein MTDLILWGRASSANLQKARWALEETGVPFELREVGGRFGGLGTPEFGAMNPNRLVPVLQHGDLTLWESHAVVRYVAAAFGGADLWPIDPKDRAPIDQWTDWTATTFQRGWIPLFWQLVRTPPENHDTKAIAAALKDTVAALQIMNGQLERTDYLAGDEFSYADIVAGVSLYRLTTMEIDLPPLPGVEAWHKRLKSRPAFEKTVCISYEELRGRSVH; encoded by the coding sequence ATGACAGATCTGATACTTTGGGGGCGGGCAAGCTCGGCCAATCTGCAAAAAGCGCGCTGGGCGCTCGAGGAGACCGGCGTACCGTTCGAATTGCGGGAAGTGGGCGGCCGGTTCGGCGGGTTGGGTACGCCGGAATTCGGGGCAATGAACCCCAACCGGCTGGTGCCAGTCCTTCAGCACGGGGATTTGACGCTTTGGGAGAGCCACGCTGTGGTGCGCTACGTGGCGGCGGCTTTTGGGGGCGCGGATTTATGGCCCATCGATCCGAAAGACCGCGCGCCCATCGATCAGTGGACGGACTGGACGGCTACGACGTTTCAACGGGGGTGGATACCGCTTTTCTGGCAATTGGTTCGTACACCGCCTGAAAACCACGACACAAAGGCGATCGCCGCGGCGCTCAAGGACACTGTGGCGGCGCTGCAGATCATGAATGGGCAATTGGAAAGAACCGATTATCTGGCCGGTGATGAATTCAGTTATGCCGATATCGTTGCCGGTGTTTCGCTTTACCGCCTGACGACCATGGAGATCGATTTGCCACCACTTCCCGGGGTCGAAGCCTGGCATAAGCGGCTCAAGAGCCGGCCCGCGTTCGAAAAGACGGTCTGTATCTCCTATGAGGAGTTGCGAGGGCGTTCGGTCCATTGA
- the ssb gene encoding single-stranded DNA-binding protein, whose product MSGSVNKVILVGNLGADPEVRSLPNGNPVVNLRIATSERWRDRNSGEPREKTEWHRVVIFSEGLAKVAQNYLKKGSKVYIEGQLQTRKWEKDGQDQYTTEIVLQGFNSTLTMLDGRGEGGGDRDSGGYGGSRQVENRGRPSSAPAFEPGGMDDDIPF is encoded by the coding sequence ATGTCGGGAAGCGTGAACAAGGTTATTCTGGTTGGCAATCTGGGTGCCGACCCCGAGGTGCGGTCGCTACCCAACGGAAATCCCGTGGTCAATCTGCGCATCGCGACATCCGAGCGCTGGCGCGACCGCAATTCCGGTGAGCCGCGCGAAAAGACCGAATGGCACCGTGTGGTGATCTTCAGCGAGGGACTGGCCAAGGTGGCCCAGAATTACCTCAAGAAAGGCTCCAAGGTTTATATCGAAGGCCAGCTCCAGACCCGGAAATGGGAAAAGGACGGCCAGGATCAGTACACGACCGAAATCGTGCTGCAGGGGTTCAATTCGACACTGACCATGCTCGACGGGCGCGGTGAAGGCGGCGGTGACCGTGACAGCGGCGGTTATGGCGGCAGTCGGCAGGTTGAAAATCGCGGGCGGCCGTCCAGCGCCCCGGCCTTCGAGCCGGGCGGAATGGACGACGACATCCCGTTCTGA
- a CDS encoding DUF1127 domain-containing protein yields the protein MGIRKTLQKWSAYQQTVRELNSLGNRELTDLGITRGDIERIARDHASQL from the coding sequence ATGGGTATTCGTAAGACTTTGCAGAAGTGGTCGGCCTACCAGCAGACGGTTCGCGAACTCAACTCGCTCGGCAACCGTGAACTGACCGACCTCGGCATCACCCGCGGCGATATCGAACGCATCGCACGCGATCATGCCAGCCAGCTTTAA